One endosymbiont 'TC1' of Trimyema compressum genomic window, AGCTATTTTTCACCTATAATGGCTAAGTTATAGTTCAATGGAATTGCCAGTTGTTGACAAAAGCCAAATTACGAGCCTGGTTGCTATTAATACAGGTTTTGAGGGGACCAACATTTCTAATACAGTTTTTTCAATATTATTAGATGAGAATAATAATATTATTAACGAGACAGATTTAACAAATAAGCAGATTGATGAGTTGTTTTTAAAGAAGACTTTGTCGATATCCTTTACTTTAAACTCAGAAAATGGAACTATTAAAATTGCAGATTCTACTTTTCTTTTTTCTATGAAAAGTCTTCAAGTTTTTGAATATTCTGGACACTTTAATAATAGTAACTATGGTATAGTTTACACTGATTTAGCTACAGATAATTCTAAAACCTTCAAACAAATCATATTTTTAGACATTACTGAATCACAATTAACATTATCAACTTTATTAAGTTCATTATTATTAGTAGGTGCTAGTATGTTAATTGCGATTTTTGGAATCAGTTTTTCTTTGCAAAAAAGGATCTTAGTCCTATTATTAATTCATAGAATAAACAAAATCAATTTATTGCGGATGCTTCTCATGAGTTTAAAACACCAATTGCAATTATTCAAGCTAATGCAGATGTTTTGTTAGCAAACCAAGGGGATTCAATTGCAAATCAAAAAAATGGATTAATCATATTCAGTATGAGGCTAAAAGAATGAATCTCCTAGTGGAAGATTTACTACATTTAGCTCAATCAGAAGATGAAAACATTATTTTTCAGAAAACTTTAGTCAATATTACAGAGGCTTTAGAAGGGTTACTTATTTCATTGGAGGCAATTGCTTATGAAAAGCAAATTGTTTTTGAAAATAGAATTGAAAAAAATCTTACGACAATTGGAGATTCAGTAATAATTAAGCAAATCTTGATGATTCTTTTAGATAATGGAATAAAGTATGCTCCAAAAGGAAACCGAATGAAAATTGCTTTAATAGATACTGGCAAATATCTTAAATTTACAATTATCAATAGTTCGGTGCCAAGTCAAATGATTGATGAAAATAAAATATTTAATAGTTTCTGTAGAGCGGATAGTTCAAGAGAGCATAGTCAAGGTGGTTACGGATTAGGTCTAGCAATTGCTAAGTCCTTTATTGAAAAGTTAGGGGGCGTATTTCCTTTAATGAAAGTAATGGAGAAATTATATTTACAGTACTTTTTCTAAAAGCTTAATAATATTTTTAAAGCTTTAATTATTTAAAATTAAACCCTGTTTGGTCGCATGCCGTCACTTAAAACCCGTCTATGACAGGTGGGTGCTCTCCTTTGAACTTCACGCTTCCTTCATCTGGTAAACCAGGAGGTCTGCAATCCTGAGCAAAGAGGCTAAGCTCCCATTAATTACTTTGCGGAATTAAATAAACGACACACGACCCAGCAGGGTTTAAAGAACAAATCTTTGTTGTTTATTAATAATACGATAATAATTTGAATAGGTCAACAGAGAATTTCAATAGGTGTTTTTTATTTTATAAAAGACATATATATAATGAATTAATTTAGTGAGTAATGTTGCTAGCAAATAGAAGTATTAAGTGTTATTAGACAGCAGGTTCAGTATTTAATAATAACATATGAAATGCAATTTGCTTTTGAGATTTCTGACAGAATAATATTTATGGATGAAGGACAAATTATTGAAGAAAGTTCTCCAAAAGAAGTTTTTCTTAAAATAAAAGAGGAAAAACAAAACAATTTCTTAGACAAACCAAGGTAATCTCTGATTACACTATATAATTAAATATTGATGAAAGTAAAAAAGCAACTATATTATGGTTGCTTTTTTACTTTTTATTGCCCGTGGGGTTTTAGCTAACTTTATAGTATAATAGTAGCAAAAATAGAAATAAAAATTAAGGAGTGATTGAATGAACAGGAAGCAAACTGTAACAAGCCCTATCTATCAAATAATAGCTGTTGATATTGCTTCTAAAATAGTAACAGGTGAATATCAAGAAGGAAATAAACTTTTTGCTCGCTCTACCTTGGCGGAGTAATATAGTGTCAGTCCTGAAACCTCTAGGAGAGCCATTTCCATTTTAGCGGACATGGGTATTGTGAAGAGCGTTAAAGGCAGTGGTATTACAATTATTTCCAAGTAGAAAGCTATTGCTTTTGTTGAACAGTTTCAGGAAATTAAAACAGTTAAAGAATTGAAAAAAGAAATTTCGGATATTGTTGAAAAACAGGAAAATGAAAACAGATTGCTTAAAGTTCATTTAGTTGATTTACTAGAGAGAGTGGACAGGTTAAGATTTACAAATCCTTTTATGCCTTTTGATATTACTTTAAAGAAGGAAGCTCAGTATTTAGGTAAAAATTACTGGGATATAAAATTTTGGCATCATACTAATGCCACGGTAATTGCTATAAAAAGGGGTAGTGATTTGTTAATTTCCCCTGGTCCTTATGCCCTTTTAGAAGAACAGGATATTATCTATTTTATTGGGAATAAAAATGCTTATGGTCTGGTACACAGCTTTTTATATTCTGATAAAATTTAAAAATAAAATATAGTTGTGCGTCATGAAATTTTGACTTAAGTAACAACTTATATTTTAATATAAGTTGTTACTTTTATTTATGAGGGGAGTGATTCACATTGATTGAATTCAAAAATGTAAGTAAGAAGTACAAATCAGAAGTTGTTTCAAAAGATATGTCCTTAACTATAGAAGATGGTAGTTTTATTGCCATTATATGTCCTAGTGGTTGCGGAAAGACAACAACACTAAAGATGATTAATAGACTCATAAAATCTACCAGTGGTACTATTTATTTAAATGGCAAAGATATTATGGGCAATGGATCCTATTAAGTTGCGTAGAAGCATGGGGTATGTTATACAGCAAACAGGTTTGTTTCCCCATATGACTATTAAACAGAATCTAGAGTTAATTCTAAAGCTAGAAAAGAATTCAGCGGAAGAGATAATGGCCAGAATTAGTGAGATTATGGAATTGATTGATATGGATCCAGAACTTTATTTGGAATCTTATCCCAATGAATTAAGTGGAGGACAACAGCAAAGAATAGGTGTTGCTAGGGCTTTAGTTACTAATCCTGATATTTATTTTAATGGATGAACCTTTTAGTGCTCTTGATCCAATTACCAGAAATCAATTAGAAGATGAGTTAATTTCTTTACATGCTCAACTTAAGAAAACAATTATTTTTGTTACCCATGATATGGATGAGGCTATTAAAATTGCTTCAAAAATCTGTATTATGAATGAAGGTGAAATTGTACAATTTGATACACCAGAAAATATATTGAAACATCCTAAAAATCAATTTGTTAGTGACTTTTTAGGTAAAGATCGAATCTGGGCTTCTCCAGAAATAATTAAGGCTGAAGATATTATGATAAAAAATCCAGTAACCTGTCGTTTAGAAACCTCAGTGATTAAATCTATGGAAAAATGAGACAGTTTAAAACGGAAAGTCTTATGGTTGTAGACAAAAAGCATAAGCTTTTAGGAATTTTAAATGCTAAAAATATCCGTTCTGCTGATGTCAATTTAACAGCTGGTGATTTAATGAAAAAAGATTTTTCTTGGGTCTCAGCTGATGATTCTCTTGTAGATGTTATTGGGATTATAAATAATGTAGACGTTTCTAATGTTCCTGTTGTTAATAGCCAGGGGATTTTAATTGGACTTGTAACCAATAGTAGTTTAATCAGTACTTTTAGTGAGCAATTTATTGATCATAGTAAAGAGGAGAGGGTATGAAATGGGATTTATTGAATACATTCAAAATAATATGGATATTATTATTACTTTACTCATTCAACGCCTTTTCTTGTCTTTTATTGCAGTAGCTTTAGCTATAATTATTGGGGTGCCTATTGGTATTCTAATAGCTTATGTACGTAAGTTGGACAAACCTGTTTTAAAAGCGGCAAGTGTTATTCAAGCAGTGCCTAGTATCGCCTTACTTGGATTTATGATTCCTTTTCTCGGTATTGGAACATTACCAGCAGTGGTAATGGTTGTATTGTATTCATTGTTACCTATTATTAAAAATACTTATATTGGCATTCAAGGAATTAATCCAGAGATGATTGAGGCTGCTAAAGGCATTGGCTTAAAAAGAAATCAAATATTAAGAAAAATTCAGATACCATTAGCATTGCCAGTTATTATGGCTGGTATTAGAGTGTCAGCAGTTACAGCTGTTGGTCTGATTACTATTGCTGCTTTTGTAGGAGGCGGTGGCTTAGGGTATCTTGTATTTTCAGGTATTAGGACTGTTAATAACTACCAAATTTTAGCTGGTGCAATTCCTGCTTGTATCTTAGCTTTACTCATTGATTATATATTTGCAATAATTGAAAAAGCAGTTACGCCTAAGAGCCTACAACCAAAAGCAAAAGGGTAATCAAGAATGCATCCTATTATTAAAAGAACGATTGCTATTGTAGCAGTAGTAGCAGTAGTAGCAGTAGTAGCAGTAGTAGCAGTAGTAGCAGTAGTAGCAGTAGTAGCAGTAGTAGCAGTAGTAGCAGTAGTAGCAGTAGTAGCAGTAGTAGCAGTAGTAGCAGTAGTAGCAGTAGTTATAGGTGGCATTATTTATGGTGTTAATAAATCAGAACAAAAAGAAAACTCAATTATAATTAGTGGTGAAGATTATACGGAGCAGGAAATTCTCTGTCATATGATTTCAGATTTAATTGAAGATCGGACT contains:
- a CDS encoding sensor histidine kinase; amino-acid sequence: MNLLVEDLLHLAQSEDENIIFQKTLVNITEALEGLLISLEAIAYEKQIVFENRIEKNLTTIGDSVIIKQILMILLDNGIKYAPKGNRMKIALIDTGKYLKFTIINSSVPSQMIDENKIFNSFCRADSSREHSQGGYGLGLAIAKSFIEKLGGVFPLMKVMEKLYLQYFF
- a CDS encoding cation:proton antiporter regulatory subunit — translated: MKKEISDIVEKQENENRLLKVHLVDLLERVDRLRFTNPFMPFDITLKKEAQYLGKNYWDIKFWHHTNATVIAIKRGSDLLISPGPYALLEEQDIIYFIGNKNAYGLVHSFLYSDKI